From a region of the Candidatus Brocadia sp. genome:
- a CDS encoding HEAT repeat domain-containing protein, with translation MAIAALLLVSTMSGHQMLWAETPAGDGSLDIKYSNGQLSAKLKNSPLEAVLKEIMSQSGARIWLNDSIDGTITIEFQSLPIREGVRRILRDKNYAFVFSHNDGKEGKLSIVSASKSKEIFTKGKEEPSRKLTPKPGLPVAKKSNAKKEPIAFETLAKDAAESEDPGKREDAIIALGESKDIRAVEILSKALASDPIEDVRLSAIDALLDIGDKNVADVLSVALNDRDPWVRESAVEALGEVGNEAAIEFIKHALNDEDGSVRELAQEILDELNIKK, from the coding sequence ATGGCTATCGCCGCGTTGCTGCTTGTTTCCACCATGAGCGGACATCAAATGCTTTGGGCAGAGACTCCGGCCGGGGATGGCTCTCTTGATATTAAGTACAGCAACGGGCAATTATCAGCAAAACTGAAGAACTCTCCGCTGGAAGCGGTATTAAAAGAAATCATGTCACAAAGCGGAGCCAGGATATGGCTCAATGACTCAATTGATGGAACCATTACCATAGAATTCCAAAGTTTACCGATCAGAGAGGGGGTTCGAAGAATTCTGAGAGATAAAAATTATGCCTTTGTTTTTTCCCACAATGATGGAAAAGAAGGAAAACTTTCCATCGTAAGCGCCAGCAAATCGAAAGAAATATTTACCAAAGGAAAGGAGGAACCTTCCAGAAAACTTACCCCAAAACCCGGATTGCCCGTCGCCAAAAAAAGCAACGCAAAAAAGGAGCCGATTGCCTTTGAAACCCTGGCAAAAGACGCCGCAGAGAGTGAAGACCCGGGGAAAAGGGAGGATGCCATTATAGCGTTAGGAGAAAGCAAAGACATACGAGCGGTAGAAATTCTCTCGAAGGCGCTTGCAAGCGACCCTATCGAAGATGTTCGATTAAGCGCTATTGATGCCTTGCTGGATATTGGCGACAAAAATGTTGCCGACGTGCTTTCCGTAGCGCTCAATGATCGGGATCCCTGGGTGCGTGAAAGCGCCGTTGAAGCATTAGGCGAGGTGGGTAATGAGGCGGCCATTGAGTTTATAAAACATGCACTCAACGATGAAGATGGTTCCGTCAGAGAGCTTGCGCAGGAGATACTGGACGAACTCAATATCAAGAAGTAA
- a CDS encoding phosphomannomutase/phosphoglucomutase has product MKKGFISEKADERQYRCPGESYTITDSVCKGRQRVNYPKCNVCLERVEMRNSSQSHTEPKLSRDIFKSYDIRGKYPAELNDTAAHKIGTSIAQFFKEQDPGVKNIAVGRDMRTSSKSLANALIEGLCTAGLNVVNLGVVSTEMTYFAVGHYQYDGGIMVTASHNPAEYNGFKICRKQAIPVSFETGISRISKLTSQYHPPRGEQLGKVVQNDIFGDYKKHVLKFAGNLRHLRIVVDAGNGMAGKTIPVVCEGLPLEIIPLYFELDGTFPNHEANPLNPENMVDLQKKVRETRAHLGVAFDGDADRCFFVDETGRIIGCDIITALIARQVLEREKGATILYDLRSSWVVPEEIKAGGGVPYRERVGHAYMKATLREKNAFFGGELSGHYYFKNNYYSDSGMIAFLMVLDILSAKRVPFSNIVSPLRRYYSTGEINFEVDDKDEKIAEIARKFSDGNVDYLDGVTVEYQDWWFNVRKSNTEPLLRLNVEGKTPEIMEKGKKLLISIIHGKSA; this is encoded by the coding sequence ATGAAAAAAGGATTCATAAGTGAAAAGGCAGACGAGAGACAGTACCGTTGTCCCGGTGAGTCTTATACTATTACCGATTCGGTGTGCAAGGGCAGACAGCGGGTAAATTATCCGAAATGCAATGTATGTCTGGAGAGGGTTGAGATGAGAAATTCCAGCCAATCCCATACGGAACCCAAACTATCGAGAGATATCTTTAAGAGTTATGATATTCGCGGGAAGTATCCCGCAGAATTAAATGACACAGCAGCTCACAAGATTGGAACATCCATAGCCCAGTTTTTTAAGGAGCAAGACCCTGGGGTAAAAAACATTGCCGTGGGGAGAGATATGAGGACCTCTTCAAAATCGCTTGCCAACGCCCTGATCGAAGGGTTATGCACGGCCGGACTCAACGTGGTTAATTTGGGTGTCGTTTCAACGGAGATGACGTATTTTGCGGTGGGTCATTACCAATATGATGGTGGGATAATGGTGACTGCTTCGCACAATCCCGCCGAATACAACGGATTCAAGATATGCAGAAAACAGGCGATCCCCGTCAGTTTTGAGACCGGGATTAGCCGTATTTCAAAGCTGACAAGTCAGTATCATCCCCCGCGCGGGGAACAACTTGGCAAGGTTGTCCAGAACGATATTTTTGGAGATTATAAGAAGCACGTCCTGAAATTTGCCGGCAACCTCAGACATCTTCGGATCGTCGTCGATGCGGGAAATGGAATGGCAGGGAAAACCATTCCGGTCGTTTGTGAAGGACTTCCTCTTGAAATTATCCCCCTCTACTTTGAACTGGACGGAACCTTTCCTAATCACGAGGCAAATCCATTGAACCCTGAAAACATGGTTGATTTACAAAAAAAGGTGCGCGAGACGAGGGCTCATCTTGGAGTGGCCTTTGACGGAGATGCGGATCGGTGTTTTTTTGTGGACGAAACAGGGCGAATCATTGGATGCGATATTATTACAGCGCTGATCGCACGACAGGTTCTTGAGCGTGAAAAGGGAGCTACAATTCTTTATGATCTCCGCTCAAGCTGGGTTGTTCCCGAAGAAATAAAGGCCGGTGGCGGCGTGCCGTACCGCGAACGTGTTGGCCACGCATATATGAAGGCAACCCTTCGGGAAAAAAATGCTTTTTTTGGCGGAGAGCTTTCCGGACACTACTACTTTAAAAATAATTACTATTCTGATTCAGGAATGATCGCCTTCCTTATGGTTTTGGATATCCTGAGCGCAAAACGCGTCCCCTTCTCAAATATTGTATCACCGCTCAGGCGATATTATTCTACCGGCGAAATAAATTTTGAGGTAGATGATAAGGATGAAAAAATTGCAGAAATTGCCAGAAAATTTTCAGATGGAAACGTAGACTATCTGGATGGAGTAACCGTGGAGTATCAAGACTGGTGGTTCAACGTCAGAAAGTCAAATACGGAACCCCTGCTCCGGTTAAATGTAGAGGGAAAAACACCAGAAATCATGGAGAAGGGGAAAAAATTATTAATCAGTATCATTCACGGCAAAAGTGCATGA
- a CDS encoding flavodoxin family protein, which produces MKKIVAIFGSPRADGNSDILLNHAIQGAVSDGVEVQKIVVRDLHIAPCNSCGGCFEKGVCVIRDDMQQLYSFFVEADGIIIASPIYFMGVSAQLKALIDRCQAFWARKYILHLPVREGARTANGFFIATAARSSGEELFTGAIKTMKAFFHVLDTKYVGDLLCCGLEEKGMVSTKRHLLEKAFDAGKQLLIW; this is translated from the coding sequence ATGAAAAAGATAGTTGCCATCTTTGGCAGTCCGCGTGCAGATGGAAACTCGGATATATTGCTGAATCATGCCATACAGGGAGCAGTGTCAGACGGCGTTGAGGTGCAAAAGATTGTCGTCCGCGATTTGCACATTGCTCCGTGCAATTCTTGCGGTGGTTGTTTTGAAAAAGGGGTATGCGTGATCCGCGATGATATGCAACAACTGTATTCATTCTTTGTTGAAGCCGATGGCATTATCATTGCTTCCCCGATCTATTTTATGGGGGTAAGCGCTCAGCTGAAGGCCCTTATTGACCGGTGCCAGGCCTTTTGGGCAAGAAAATATATTTTACATCTTCCTGTCAGAGAAGGAGCAAGAACGGCAAACGGGTTTTTCATTGCAACCGCGGCGCGGAGTTCCGGAGAGGAATTATTTACCGGCGCGATAAAAACCATGAAGGCCTTTTTCCATGTGTTAGACACAAAATATGTAGGAGATTTATTGTGTTGCGGGCTGGAAGAAAAAGGCATGGTATCCACGAAACGCCACTTGTTAGAAAAGGCATTTGATGCTGGCAAACAGTTGCTTATATGGTAA
- a CDS encoding SDR family oxidoreductase: MRTVITGGAGFIGSHLCDYLIEKGHEVVCIDNLLTGKTDNIAHLMGNGQFRFIKHNVSDYIYVDGQVDNILHFASPASPFDYLEFPIQTLKVGSLGTLNSLGLAKAKKARFLLASTSEVYGDPQIHPQPEDYWGHVNPVGPRGVYDEAKRFAEAMTMAYYRYHNVDTRIARIFNTYGPRMRVRDGRALPNFMCQALKGEDITIFGNGLQTRSFCYISDLVAGIYQLLLSEERDPVNIGNPEEITIHQLASEILTLTKSKSKMIFKPLPVDDPKVRQPDISKAKKVLRWEPKVSRTEGLQKTLAYFRDELIPAGKDA, translated from the coding sequence ATGAGAACAGTAATTACGGGTGGTGCGGGTTTTATTGGCTCGCATCTGTGCGATTATCTAATAGAAAAGGGGCATGAAGTTGTATGTATTGACAACCTGTTAACCGGTAAAACGGATAATATCGCTCACTTAATGGGGAACGGTCAATTCCGGTTTATAAAACACAACGTAAGCGATTACATTTATGTAGACGGACAGGTGGATAATATACTCCATTTTGCGTCGCCCGCCAGCCCTTTTGACTATCTGGAATTTCCGATACAAACGTTAAAAGTCGGTTCGCTCGGTACGCTAAACAGCCTGGGGCTTGCCAAGGCAAAGAAGGCCAGGTTTCTTCTGGCCTCTACCTCTGAAGTATATGGTGATCCGCAAATTCACCCACAACCGGAGGATTATTGGGGACACGTCAATCCCGTCGGCCCCAGAGGGGTTTATGATGAAGCAAAGCGGTTTGCAGAAGCAATGACCATGGCATATTACCGATACCACAACGTAGATACCAGAATCGCGAGGATATTTAATACTTATGGTCCACGAATGCGCGTGAGGGATGGGCGCGCCCTCCCTAACTTTATGTGCCAGGCATTGAAGGGCGAGGATATCACCATATTTGGGAATGGCCTGCAGACACGAAGTTTCTGCTATATTTCTGATCTCGTGGCGGGTATCTATCAGTTGCTTCTTTCAGAGGAGCGTGATCCGGTAAATATCGGAAATCCTGAAGAGATCACCATCCACCAGTTAGCCAGTGAGATACTTACCCTTACCAAAAGCAAAAGCAAAATGATATTTAAGCCCCTTCCTGTTGATGACCCAAAGGTCCGGCAACCTGACATTTCTAAAGCAAAAAAGGTCTTACGCTGGGAACCAAAGGTGTCGCGGACGGAAGGGCTGCAAAAGACCCTGGCATATTTCAGGGACGAGTTAATTCCCGCCGGAAAGGATGCATGA
- a CDS encoding OBAP family protein produces MLRCSCRTIVNTLAFVAGIAFLSLLFVPGKGAGAEKEEHGVENVNKLKYADPIKDIHLYLCAFHIAKDNPKFEIEAHHYCSMRNLSVKGSDIHQCVIYDSREAPARLLGIEYIISNEAYQTLPAEEKKYWHPHAYEIISGQLIVPDLADMGDKALGGFLTSWGKTFHTWPDPTTEIPMGEPLLMWSAGADGQISKGMIDKRDKQFGISSDELRERRKSYGYQVPKVAVPKSIDEIGRQWTSKGSDKPEKLK; encoded by the coding sequence ATGCTTCGCTGTTCATGCAGAACAATAGTGAATACCCTGGCGTTTGTTGCGGGTATTGCGTTTCTCAGTTTGCTGTTCGTTCCAGGAAAAGGTGCTGGGGCAGAAAAGGAAGAACACGGCGTTGAAAATGTTAATAAGCTCAAGTATGCCGACCCCATTAAGGACATCCATCTCTATTTATGTGCTTTTCATATAGCCAAGGATAACCCGAAATTTGAGATTGAGGCCCATCATTATTGTTCCATGCGGAATCTCAGTGTTAAGGGTAGCGATATCCACCAGTGTGTTATATATGACTCCAGGGAAGCGCCCGCAAGGCTCCTTGGTATCGAATACATCATCAGCAACGAGGCCTATCAAACGCTTCCTGCCGAGGAAAAGAAGTATTGGCATCCCCATGCGTATGAGATCATATCCGGACAACTCATCGTGCCTGATTTAGCTGACATGGGCGATAAGGCCCTTGGAGGCTTTTTAACCAGTTGGGGCAAGACGTTCCATACCTGGCCCGATCCAACTACGGAGATTCCGATGGGTGAACCCCTCCTCATGTGGTCCGCCGGCGCCGATGGGCAGATCAGTAAAGGGATGATAGACAAACGCGATAAGCAGTTCGGTATTTCTTCCGATGAACTTCGGGAACGGAGGAAGAGCTATGGATACCAGGTACCAAAGGTGGCTGTGCCAAAGTCAATTGATGAGATTGGCCGGCAATGGACGAGTAAGGGGTCAGATAAGCCGGAGAAATTAAAGTAA
- a CDS encoding type I restriction-modification system subunit M — MDLAQHNMIVNFIWSIADDCLRDVYVRGKYRDVILPMTVIRRIDALLEPAKQAVLKMKEQLDAAKVTNQHPALCQAAGQAFYNTSPFVLRDLKSRSSQQKLKADFESYLDGFSPNVQEILEKFKFRNQIPTMIESDILGLVIEKFTNTEINLSPNPALDVNGNVRLPALDNHSMGMIFEELIRRFNEENNEEAGEHFTPRDVVKLMAKLIFLPVADKIESGTYLVYDGACGTGGMLTVAEDTLLQLAKEHGKEVAIHLYGQESQPETYAILKADLLLKGEGAEAENMKFGSTLSADGHSSREFDFMLSNPPYGKSWKTDQERMGGKGEIKDHRFVINYSGDPEYKMITRSSDGQMLFLVNKLSKMKGNTALGSRIAEVHNGSSLFTGDAGQGESNIRRWIIENDWLEAIVALPENMFYNTGIATYIWLLSNRKSLERKGKVQLIDASGWFVPLRKNLGKKNCEFSEEQIRQIADLIVNPRETEQSKIFPNETFGYHKITVERPLKLKDIDPEKAYLPKEIKAFVAEGKADENGIPAIRKIHKSGRADPLHGLFARTIGGKKCVVEYEPDTNLRDTEQVPLLEDGGIEAFFKREVLPYVPDAWIDGNKTQIGYEVSFTRYFYKPVQMRTLDEIMADIRAIEKETDGLLNEIVGDGK, encoded by the coding sequence ATGGATTTAGCACAGCACAATATGATCGTAAATTTTATTTGGAGTATTGCAGATGACTGTCTGCGCGATGTTTACGTACGTGGCAAATATCGCGATGTAATTCTTCCCATGACGGTAATCCGCAGAATTGACGCCTTGCTTGAACCTGCCAAACAGGCTGTTCTAAAGATGAAGGAACAACTTGATGCCGCAAAGGTCACCAACCAGCATCCGGCGCTTTGCCAGGCGGCAGGGCAGGCTTTTTACAATACAAGTCCCTTTGTCCTGCGTGACTTAAAATCCCGTAGCTCACAGCAAAAGCTGAAAGCCGACTTTGAATCCTATCTCGATGGTTTCTCTCCGAATGTCCAGGAGATTCTGGAAAAGTTTAAGTTCAGGAATCAGATCCCCACCATGATTGAATCGGATATTCTCGGATTGGTTATAGAGAAATTCACCAACACGGAAATCAACCTGAGCCCTAACCCGGCGCTTGATGTCAATGGCAATGTTCGCCTCCCTGCGCTGGATAACCATTCTATGGGGATGATTTTTGAAGAGCTGATCCGCCGTTTCAACGAAGAAAACAACGAAGAGGCGGGAGAACATTTTACCCCGCGCGATGTAGTCAAGCTGATGGCAAAGCTCATATTTTTGCCGGTTGCCGATAAAATTGAGTCAGGCACCTATCTGGTGTATGACGGCGCTTGCGGAACCGGTGGTATGCTGACCGTGGCGGAAGATACGCTCTTGCAGCTTGCCAAAGAACACGGAAAAGAAGTTGCGATTCACCTTTACGGGCAGGAATCTCAGCCTGAAACCTACGCCATTCTCAAGGCAGACCTTTTATTGAAAGGCGAAGGCGCTGAAGCCGAAAACATGAAGTTCGGCTCAACGCTCTCCGCCGATGGCCATTCGTCAAGGGAATTTGACTTTATGCTCTCCAATCCACCCTACGGCAAAAGCTGGAAGACCGACCAGGAACGCATGGGCGGCAAAGGGGAAATAAAAGACCATCGATTTGTCATCAACTATAGCGGTGATCCCGAATACAAGATGATCACCCGTTCGAGCGACGGGCAGATGTTGTTCCTTGTAAACAAGCTGTCCAAAATGAAAGGCAATACTGCCCTTGGAAGCCGTATCGCGGAGGTTCATAATGGTTCTTCTTTATTCACCGGAGATGCCGGACAGGGGGAAAGCAATATCCGCCGCTGGATTATTGAAAACGACTGGCTGGAAGCGATCGTTGCCCTGCCGGAAAACATGTTCTACAACACCGGTATTGCCACCTATATCTGGCTTTTGTCTAACCGGAAAAGTTTAGAGCGAAAAGGCAAGGTTCAACTCATTGACGCCAGCGGCTGGTTTGTGCCGCTTCGCAAAAACCTCGGCAAGAAAAACTGCGAGTTTTCCGAAGAACAGATACGGCAGATTGCCGACTTGATTGTGAATCCCAGGGAAACCGAGCAGTCCAAAATCTTCCCTAATGAGACCTTTGGCTATCACAAAATTACGGTTGAACGCCCTTTGAAGCTGAAGGATATTGACCCTGAGAAAGCCTACTTACCAAAAGAGATCAAGGCTTTTGTGGCAGAAGGAAAGGCAGATGAAAACGGCATTCCGGCAATCAGGAAAATCCACAAATCAGGCAGGGCCGATCCTCTGCACGGCCTGTTTGCGCGGACTATTGGTGGTAAAAAATGCGTGGTAGAGTATGAGCCGGATACCAACCTTCGAGATACGGAACAGGTTCCTTTATTGGAAGATGGAGGCATAGAAGCCTTTTTCAAGCGAGAAGTGCTGCCCTATGTGCCAGACGCATGGATTGACGGGAACAAAACCCAGATTGGCTATGAAGTTTCCTTTACCCGGTACTTTTACAAACCAGTGCAGATGCGGACGCTTGATGAAATCATGGCGGATATTCGTGCTATTGAAAAAGAGACGGATGGACTGTTAAATGAGATTGTAGGGGATGGAAAATGA
- a CDS encoding GxxExxY protein, translated as MNPRITQMDADKKDSETYLIIGAAMAVHRELGNGFLEAVYQEALEKEFSRQGISYVREQELKICYRGQELKTCYKADFVCFGNIIVELKALQQLSGNEESQIINYLKASGLNKGLLLNFGTRQLQYKRFVFNLRESASSADGGKGMSPQMTQILADKRTK; from the coding sequence ATGAATCCGCGGATAACGCAGATGGACGCAGATAAGAAAGATTCAGAGACCTACTTAATCATTGGCGCGGCAATGGCTGTTCACCGTGAATTAGGCAACGGTTTTTTAGAGGCTGTTTATCAAGAAGCTTTAGAAAAGGAGTTTTCCAGGCAAGGGATTTCGTATGTTCGGGAACAAGAGCTTAAGATATGTTATCGTGGTCAAGAGCTGAAGACATGCTATAAGGCGGATTTTGTTTGTTTTGGCAATATAATCGTTGAACTGAAAGCCCTGCAGCAATTATCCGGCAATGAAGAATCACAAATTATCAATTATTTAAAGGCCTCCGGCTTAAACAAGGGACTTTTGCTTAATTTTGGAACCAGGCAGTTGCAATATAAAAGATTTGTCTTTAATCTGCGAGAATCTGCGTCATCTGCGGATGGAGGAAAAGGCATGAGTCCGCAGATGACGCAGATTCTCGCAGATAAAAGAACAAAATAG
- a CDS encoding restriction endonuclease subunit S has translation MNLKPYPEYKDSGVAWLGDVPRHWAVHPLKRYAKNIINNVISKNSEELYIALEHIEGWTGRFKKNREAKFTGQVKRFSETDVLLGKLRPYLAKVAFPKEKGVCVGEILSIRPNVNYLLGTFLEKSFLSFPFIGIVNGSTYGSKMPRTEWDFIGNLGFPIIPLPEQNQIARFLDYKTAQIARFIKAKKRMIELLKEQKQVIINDAVTGKIDVATGKPYPKYKDSGMEWLGQVPEGWEVLPLRWHILIGSGEFRSGNLIRTEKSSDYQYPVIGGNGVLGYTNSNNSEDNLIIIGRVGALCGNVHYVKESAWITDNALRIDDIRKFQPEFLALQLKAMNLNKLSNANAQPLITGGIIKSQKVVFPPLNEQLEILKYIEHKTAAIGKTISRTEREIALMQEYRTRLISDVVTGKIDVRGIEIPDIADIDDTLDEAMEETEGKDEWETEEAEECIRR, from the coding sequence ATGAATTTGAAACCATACCCAGAATATAAAGACTCCGGTGTTGCGTGGCTGGGGGATGTGCCGAGGCATTGGGCGGTGCATCCGTTGAAACGATATGCAAAAAATATAATCAATAATGTTATATCGAAAAACAGTGAGGAACTTTATATTGCATTAGAACATATTGAAGGTTGGACTGGTAGATTTAAAAAAAACAGAGAGGCAAAATTCACAGGGCAGGTAAAAAGATTCTCTGAAACTGATGTCCTTTTGGGAAAATTACGCCCATATTTGGCGAAAGTAGCTTTTCCAAAAGAAAAAGGCGTATGTGTAGGAGAAATACTTTCTATTAGGCCAAATGTAAACTATTTACTGGGGACATTTTTAGAAAAATCATTTTTGTCTTTTCCTTTTATAGGGATAGTAAATGGTTCAACTTATGGTTCTAAAATGCCACGGACAGAATGGGATTTTATCGGAAATCTTGGATTCCCAATCATCCCTCTCCCCGAACAAAACCAAATTGCCCGTTTCCTCGATTACAAAACCGCCCAGATTGCCCGCTTCATCAAGGCCAAAAAGCGGATGATTGAACTCTTGAAAGAGCAGAAGCAGGTGATCATCAACGATGCAGTAACGGGAAAGATTGATGTCGCCACTGGCAAACCTTATCCGAAATACAAAGACTCCGGCATGGAATGGCTGGGGCAGGTGCCGGAGGGATGGGAGGTGTTGCCATTAAGGTGGCACATATTGATTGGCTCTGGAGAGTTCCGTTCTGGAAATTTAATTAGAACTGAAAAATCATCTGATTACCAGTATCCAGTTATCGGTGGAAACGGTGTATTGGGTTATACTAATTCAAATAACTCAGAAGATAATTTGATTATAATTGGTAGAGTTGGCGCTCTTTGTGGAAATGTTCATTATGTAAAAGAATCTGCTTGGATTACAGATAATGCATTACGAATTGATGATATTAGGAAATTCCAACCTGAATTTCTGGCTTTACAATTAAAAGCAATGAACCTTAATAAACTATCAAATGCGAATGCACAGCCGCTTATTACTGGTGGTATTATTAAGTCGCAAAAAGTTGTCTTTCCACCTCTTAATGAACAACTTGAAATTCTGAAATACATCGAACACAAAACCGCCGCCATTGGCAAAACCATCTCCCGCACTGAGCGGGAAATCGCTCTGATGCAGGAATACCGCACACGGCTCATCTCCGATGTGGTAACGGGAAAAATAGATGTGCGAGGTATTGAAATACCTGACATTGCCGACATTGATGATACACTTGACGAAGCAATGGAAGAAACCGAAGGTAAAGATGAATGGGAAACAGAGGAGGCGGAAGAATGCATCCGCAGATGA
- a CDS encoding GxxExxY protein, with protein sequence MHPQMTQRDAERRDPQTYTIIGAAMQVHKELGHGFLEAVYQEALEREFSKQGIPYVREQELKIFYCGQELKTFYKADFVCFSSIIVELKAVQNITGVDEAQVINYLKASNLNKALLINFGSLSLQYKRLVFNLRESVQSADKEREA encoded by the coding sequence ATGCATCCGCAGATGACGCAGAGGGACGCAGAGAGAAGAGATCCTCAGACATACACGATTATTGGTGCGGCAATGCAGGTTCATAAAGAACTGGGACACGGTTTCTTGGAGGCTGTGTATCAGGAAGCTTTAGAAAGAGAGTTTTCTAAACAGGGAATTCCTTATGTTCGGGAACAGGAGCTTAAGATATTTTATTGTGGTCAAGAATTGAAGACATTTTACAAAGCGGATTTTGTTTGCTTTAGTAGTATAATCGTTGAATTGAAAGCTGTACAAAATATTACAGGAGTAGACGAGGCTCAGGTTATCAACTACCTGAAAGCATCTAATCTGAATAAAGCACTTTTGATTAATTTTGGTAGCTTGAGCTTACAGTACAAACGACTGGTCTTTAATCTGCGTGAATCTGTGCAATCTGCGGATAAAGAGAGGGAAGCATGA